DNA sequence from the Callithrix jacchus isolate 240 chromosome 13, calJac240_pri, whole genome shotgun sequence genome:
taacTGGGATAACATGcctaccacgccaggctaatttttgaatttttagtaaagatgggattttgccatgttggccaggctggtctttaactcctgacctcaagttatctgcccacctcggcctcccataatgctgggattacaggtgtgaagcttCCTCTTAATCACTTTAGCTCTACCCCGTGTCGCTATTCCTAGGTAGGTGTCCCCCTCCCCAACTCAACCCCACAGGTTTCCTCAGAGGAAACCATCTGTGGTCAATGGCTGCTGGGCCTTGGCCCTCTGCCCAGCGCCTCTAGTGCATGGATGGGGGTTCCTGCCCTTGATGCAGACATCTTCTTTTCCTGACTTTCCAAAAGTATCTGAGAGGCAGGAGGTGTGTCGTGAGGTCTGGGCGCGGGACCTAGGAGGAAGAGGTTACAAGGAACCTGCACAGGGAGCGTGCGGTGCCCTTGTGACAGAGCCAGCCCCAGAGCCTGTGAGTGTCCCTCTTCCAGTGGACATTCTTGCCCTTTTCACACAGTCCAtagaaaaatgaagcagcagcaattTTTATTGAGGGACCTAAACTGAAAATAGGTTtagaacataatttaaaaaaataaaacagcaaaagtAGCAAAAAATATAtgacctttttaaaaacattttctttttttttcttttttctttgattttaatatATAGCAACTGATGCCTCCCAGCCACCTGGAGCATCTTACCCGATGGGTAAATCTCTGGTAATGACCCTTTTAAAAAGACATGTAAATATATACTCAGATTTATACACTTTGTGTTTTCTTCATAGCTATGTACAGAGCCCCCAGTTTGGGGCTGAGCCCCCGGGCCACAACACTGCCCCCAACCTGGCCTTTGCCTCACCATCCTCTGGTACCATGCATTTGGTCAGTAAAGCAACTATCAGAATTAATAAGCCACTGGCACCACCTATCTGGAGCAGAGGTCACCTTCAATCGAGGCCCAAAGTACTGATCTCCCTACTGCTGTAGCCCTGAGGACAAGGCACCTGCCGCCAGAGTGCTAGGGACTTCTGGGTAAAGGCGAAACACACCAAACCCAAATGAGAAAGCTCAGAGGGCTCTCACTTGCATGCCTGTTCATCGGCTCCCACTCCCCACTTTCCAGGCAGCACCTGGTGGCAGGGAGAGGTCTTGGTCCAACATCTGGGAGGGGACGAAGTGGCCAGCAGCAAGGATCTGCCTCTTTGCACCTCTCACTGCCaggtggagaggaggaggaggaagaggtaagCTGAGCGAGGTGAAGGCAGGCCACACAGGAAGGCCCCTGGTAGACAGCCAGCTCCTGCCAGCAGGAAAGGGGACAGAGATGGACGGGCGGTGGGCCTGGCAGGGGCTGTGGGTGAGGATTACAGCTGATGGTGGGTGGCAGTCAGCGGCGTTTGAGTCCGCCATTGGCAAGCTGGGCTGGGTGTCGGGGCAGGCAGGGCTCCTCAGGCAGCGGCTCATGAGAAAAGACGGAATCCTCCCCTGAGGAGCACGTAGAGCTCCGGGTGTCAGGAAAGCTGGGGGAGTACTGGTCCAGGGGCATGGACAGGTCCAGGTATTCCTGTGAGGGGCGAGAGGAAGCAGCAATGGGCTCGGCCCCTCCTCCCTGCTCAGAGAGGTGCATGCGCGCAGTGGGGACAGCCTGAGCTCTGGCACAGGTAGCCTTACCTGGTTGGAGGTCAAGGCCACTATGCGGTCCAGATCTTCCACCAGCTGCTTGAAGGTGGGTCTCTGCGAGGGCACTGCATGCCAGCAGTCCCGCATCATCATGTACCTGGGGCAGAACTGTAAGGTCAGGGAGGAAAGGCTGCCTCCTGGAGATGGACACCCTTTAGTATAGCCCCCTGCCCCTCAAGCCCATTCTTGCCCCAGGGCCTGGCTTGGGGCCTCCGACATCTCCTCAGACTTACAGCTCGTTGGTGCAGTTACTGGGCTTGTCCATGCGGTGACCCTCCTTCAGCAGCTTGAAAAGCTCCTCCACAGGCACACCGGGGTATGGGGAGCCGCCCAGAGTGAAGATCTCCCACAGGAGCACCCCAAAAGACCACCTGCAGACAGATGCAGAGCTATGGGTGTTAGAGCttctctgcctcccctcctccagcACAAATCCTCCACCCAGGGCAGTGCCAGGAGACAGCGTGGGGAACAGATCATCCTTTCAACATCTGGAGCAGAGGCAATGGCCACaatgttttgcttttctcttgggGCGAAAGGACTCCTCTGTCCAGGGGGAATGCAGGACTCTGCAGTGGTGGAAGTTCTTTATCCTTTCTTTATCCCACACCTCCCTGGCAACTGCTTATTGCAAACTCACACATCACTCTGGTGGGTGTAGATCCGGTCAAACAATGCCTCGGGTGCCATCCACTTCACAGGCAGTCGGCCCTGCAAGCAGCACCGGGGAGGTTGGGGTGGCCCCAGGCTGGGCCGTGACACAGGTGGGAAGGGACTGGGGGTGGGTTTTCAAGCCATCCCACCCACCCTTCGCTTCTCAGATGAAACCACCAGCATGGGGCGGCCCTGTTGGCACTCACGTTGGTTGTCTTTTTATAGTAGTCGATGTGGTGAATGTCCCGTGCGAGGCCGAAGTCTGCAATCTTCATCACGTTGTCCTCTGTCACCAGGACGTTCCTGGCGGCCAGGTCTCGGTGTATgcactgaggaaggaggaagggagagcagggggaggggagggaggtgagggagcTGGAAGGCTCTGGGGGCCACCACCTGTGCAACTGGCCGACTTGCCTCACAGACTTCTGCCTACACTATTCTGCCCCGAACCTTTGCTTTCCCTTCTAGAATGTTCTCTGCCAGCTCCAGGCTTCTCAATCATCACAGCAAgtgctcctcccttccctccccgaAGGCTGGCCCTTTATGCCTCTGCTTTGTCTGACACTGCGCAGGTTCCTAGGTCTTGCCTCCCAGCAAAGCAAGTCCACACTGAGCTGGGCTCAAATCAAGCTAGCGCTTACACACCAAACACTGCACTCAATGCTCATCGTTTCATTTTATCCTCATAACAATTCTACAACATAggtattattatacttttttttctccgAGACATAGTCGTGCTCTgctgcagtggtatgatcatggctcatgcagcctcaaactcctgggatcaagtcagcctcccacctcagcctccggagtagctgggactactggcacacagtaccacacccagctaactttgaaattttttttttaaagacagggtctcactgttgttgTCCaaccttgtctcaaactcctgagctcaagcaatcctcctgccttggcactgcacccagctgatgttattcttattttgtaCTTGAAGAATTATAAGAGGCTACACAGAAAATGGCAGTGTACAGATCTGACCCTACAGCAGTCTGACCCCAAGGCCACTTGGCTACACTGGTTCTCCTGACTCTGGTTGCCAGAGAGCCTAAGACAACGCACAGGGCCCGTGCTCAATGCATCCACAACGCCACCACAAGATGACAAGTCACAGGCTGGAGGACTGGGAGGGCTCTGTTCCCACCCCAGCAATACCCAGGGGAGCTTTCAGGGTCCACACCTTCTTGGAGGCCAGATACTCCATGCCTCGGGCCACCTGATAGGCGCAGGACACCAGGTCCTTGGAGGAGAGCTGCTCCTCTGGGTTGTGGCTGGGGTTGTAGCAGTATTCCAGCCCCGGGGGCCTCCGGGCCTGCAGGTACTCCCGCAGGTTGCCTTTGGAGGCATACTCCACGATGACATACAAGGGACCTGCGGACATAGGAGGAAGAGGCCATGCAGCCGGCAGCAGGTGAGCATGTTTGGCATCACCTCATGGAAACCCCACCCCCAGCAGCACACCCCAGCCAAcctcccctctcctgcctccttttAGGGGACCTGGGAAATCCATTCTACCACCCTAAGAAAACCAGATAAATAGTTATTCCTGGCATAGTCCAGAAATTTCCCAAGCAATGTTGGGATAAgagcctgtttatttatttttgagatggagtctcgctctgtcacccaggctggagtgcagtggtataattttcggctcactgcaacctccgccttacagattcaagtgattctcctgcctcagcctcccaagtagctgggattactgtcaTGCACCATGCCGCctggctaacttgtatttttagtagagatgggatcttgttagccatgctggtctcaaactcctgatctcaagtgatcctcccacctcagcttcccaaagtgctgtgattacaggcatggccactgtacccagcctgagcACCCTAATTTAGACCATAATTACTCAGCTGTCTCTGTTAACACACCATGTGTGTGAATCTAGGTATCTGTATTCTTCGATGAACACATATGGGCTGAGCCCAGACcccaagaaacacattttaaccTCTGCCAAAGCAGCCTCTCAACCCCCTTCCCTAACAGCTCAGACCTTCTGCCTGCTGGGGAGGGAAGGCCAGCCTGGCCGGGACCCACCATCCTGCGTGCAGGCCCCCAGTAGGTTGATGATGTTCTTATGCTTCCCGATCATCTTCATCATCTCCATTTCTGAGATCAGGTCTGacaagtctttctctgttgcatcCGCTTTAAAGAACATGTTGAGACTCATTTACTTTtggaagggaggagggcaggagaaaggcTAAGGTAGAGGGGTATGTTCCGAGGGGCCGCTTTTCTCTTGGACTTGATTCTCTCCTCCCCACTTCCACCTTCCCTCTCATGGGAGTTGTTGCAATAGGTGGTAGTGAGCGGGGAGggatgtggggagaaatgtcagcaACTGATAGATCCAGGATAAAAACCTAACCATAGCCCAGGTTGATGCCAAGAAACAGAGTGAGGTCACAGAACAATCTCAGGGTGCAGAACACCCCCTCCACTCCCAGGTAACCCCAAGCAGGCAGGGGAGCAGGTGTGGGCAGCAAAAGCACCAGAGAAGCTGCTCTGCTGGGCCTGAGGCTTGCTGTTTGCTTGGAATGGGACAAGATTGTCTCTGCAAGGACAGAAGCATCACTTACACTTCAACATCTTCACAGCCACCTTGGTCACACGGCTGGGTTTGTCCTTGTCCAGTCCGATGGCCTCTGCCAATACCACCTGCCCAAAGCAGCCCTCTCCCAGGGGTTTTCCTAAGACCAGTCTTTCAGGGAAAACAGACAGCGGCATTAAGTTGGGGCTGGTGAAGTTCAAACTTTGAGAGGCACCCCATCTCCACTTCTGTATTTCACCCAACTTCGagcagaaaatggaaatgaatgtTTCTGCAGGCATTTCACACACCTTCACTGCCCTGAAGGTGTTAGTATACACACCTTCTACCACTAGAATAGCAAGCAAAGGATGCCTTCAAAAAGTTAGGAGTTAAAGCATTGTTACCTGTCCCGAGGCAGCTCCCAGCGAGGGTCTTCGGGAAGCTCATACTCAGAGACCCCTGCTAGCATGGGAGTCCCACTGGAGGAGAGCCGTGATGGCCGAACCAGAAGAACCCCAGAGTTCATGGACGCACTGGAGTCAGCGGACACCTGCAAGGAAGAGTGGGGTCACCCTAGAGCAAGGAGCGGGGACAAGGGCGACTCCTTTCCATTCCTAGTCAGGGCTTCCCAACAATGGCAGAGGCACGTTTCTGTGTATCTCATGTTCTTTCAGCAATACAGAGTGGTCCGAAGACCACAGGAGGCCCAACTTCTAGGACTGACCTATTTCTGCCACTGGCTGGCCTTTCTGGATTTCACTGACCTTTAAAATAAGCAGATCAAATGCACCTCTTCCAGCTTGATACTTTATTACTGATCACTGCAGTAACAACTCTATTCTCACAACTCTGCAAATACTTTGCCTTAGCTTATGGACTCCAAACTCCCAAAGCACCTTCCAGAATGAGCATAGGCTTCTGAGGGAATGGTCATTCTTGCACACACCTGTACCTAACAGTTTCCTTCCATGGGGAAGGGTGGGCACACAGGAGGACAAGGGGATAGTATGGTATGGCTGATATggttgctgtgtccccacccaaatctcatcctgaattcccacgtgttgtgggagggacctgttTTTGGTGGGAGGTCACTGACTCATGGGGTAGATCTTTctcgtgctgttcttgtgacggtgaataaatctcacgagatctgatggtttttaggagtttccctacacaagctctcttttcttgtctgctgccatgtaagacacgccttttgccttctgccatgattgtgaggcctccccaaccatgtggaacctgtgagtctattaaatctttttcttttgtaaattgcccagtcttgggtatgtctttatcagcagtgtgaaaactgactaatacataCGGTCCTCTTCTCTACCCTGCATCTCTGCACTTCTAAGCAGCCCTTGGGGACAGTTCAAATGCATGCTATTGGCTGCACATTCCATCCAGATAGGACTTCCTCCCAATCCATGTGCCAGGGGTCTGGGGGACTTTCAATGGGATATGAAGGGTGCAGAAGATTCACAGGCTACACTAGCTTAAAACAGACTCTGGAGCACTTAGTTCATGACATTCTCCTGTGCCTGGCTCAGAAGCCACAAAGCCAAGCCCAAAGCTGTAGATTAGGGACAGTGGAGAGGCCAGCGGAttagaggcccagagagagagaTGGTGCTGAGTGTGCAAATCCCCCATCTACTTTCTGTTACCTGTCTGCGCAGAGGGATGCTCTTGGCCAGCTTGTGCACGGCCATCTGGCTGTGGAAGTCACTCTTCTTGGTGCTGCTCTTCATCTTGTAGATGATGACCGACCCCACCATGCAGGAGATGAGGAAGGCCCCTGTGCAATAGATGATGATCTCCAGGTACAAGGGTGAGGTCATCACGGCTGGCCTCTCTTCCAGGGCTGAGTCAGTGCGAACAGGGTGTTAGCAGGTTTGGAGGGCCCTGTCCATGCAAGGCTCCACTCCCATTAGAAAAACAACACCTATCTCCTGTCCCCTGGGAACTTTCAGGGAGAAGAACCATGTCAGGTTCTAGCTAGGACTAGGATTGTGGCCCTAGGAGAATCGAGACAAGCCCCTGATCTCAGAGGCTGCCTTCAGTGGACTGGAGCCATGGAAGAGGGGTGGCCTGGAACCATGATGCTATGCAAGTCCCATCCTCATTCATTCCTGGGCCTCCTTGCTCAGCTGGACTGGACAGGTACAGGCAACCAGGGACTCTGTAAGGGCCAGCTGAGAAGTCACTTCTGTGTGCCTTTCTTGGTCTCCTCAGGGAGCCATGGCCCTTCTCTGCAGAGCCTCAGCTCTGTGTGCATGCACGTAACACACAGGGACAGAGGTGTTTGAGTCCTCTGTCCCTAAGAAGCCACAGGgtccctgagggcagggctggtaccttatttatttttgcaggcCACAGCACCTGGTGATGGTGGCACTCACAGAATGAGGACAGAGGACAGGAGGTGAACCAGCCTGCACCCTGCTCAATGTCCCACTTGGGGTCTGTGTCATCTGTGTCGAGTCACACAGGTAAATACTTACACCTAGTCAAACCACAGGCAAAGCTGACTTCATTTCcaaaaataagctttttttgGTAGTGCTTACGAATTCTACTTACAGGCTTCAACTACTAAAACTTAAGAAAATGTGGTGGCAGGGGGACAGGGGCTACATTTTACTATTCTCTTCTCCCACCTTCAGATTAGGATTCACCCCCCCACTCCATTGCCACAGCAGCTAAGCCAGTTCAGTCCACCCTTCCCTTCAGCACAAGGGGCTGGAAGGCTCTCATCCCAGCTCACGCAGCACTGATTTCACAGAACGTGCTTTGCCCCACGGGTGTGGACAGCCCTCCTCCTTCCACAGGCCTCTTCCCAACCTTCCCCTTTAAAACCCATCAGCTAGCCTCAGAGGCGGCACCCCTGAGAACCCTCCCAGCAAGGCATGAGGCACAACCCCAGACTGAGCCCAGGAGAACATCCAAGGCCTGCTAAGGAGACAGCAGAGCTGACGACAGGGAGAagtgttgctgtttttttctttccctggtgTTGAGGAACAAAGACAACTGATTGGGAGCACACGGGGAGCACAGACAGGACAAGGACAGGGACAATGAGAAAAACAGAACGCTTCTTGCCTCCAGCAGGGGCATCTGGAGACCCTGACGAGCAAGCAGGGCAGAGGGGGAAAGGAGGCAAGAGAGGAGAGGGCAGTGCAAGCAGGACCAAGAGCAGTGCCCAGACCCACGTCTAGGACATTCCAAGAGACAGCAGCAAGACCTGGCCCCGGGGTCACCAGCCACCACCCTGAGCAAGCTGCAGGCTCCTTCCTCCCCAGCTCAACATGCAGACCTCCCCTCGGGAGATGAGAGATGGCAGCGGCCAAAGAGGATACATGGACATCATGAAGCTTGCTGTGGCTGCCCAGGACAGGCCTTTTTGAAGGCAGCTCAGTTCACATGACCAGGCAGactttctcctcctccaaaggcACAGGATGGTAGGACAGGAGGAGGGTGGGCTACTCTTTGCAAGCAGCAAGCCCCCCTGGGCTGAGCGCCTGAGTGCAGGGAGAAGAGGCATGGGGCCCTATCTGAGACTTTTCAGATGCTCAGTAcccagaggaggagggaaggctgCTGGAGCCAAGGATGGAAGGAGCCTGCTGTGGAGGAGGCCGGCTGCAGGGTTAACCCAGATCCCGGGCATGCATTGCACTGGCCACGGgagagcagaggcaggtggacaaGTGGGAGGCTTCCCTGTGCCTGCAAAACTAGGGAAGCTCTTCTCTCAGGCGAGAGGATTCAGCCCTTAAAGCTGGGGCAGGACATGGCACCAGGCAGGCAGGAGCCCATTCTTCCAGCTCTCTTGCCTCTGTGTCTCCCCAAGCCTGGAAATGCATGCTCCCCCCGTGCCCATGGCGAGGGCAGGACATCGAGAGGAGAAGTTACAGTGTGTACCTTCCAGAACGGTCAACCATGCAGAGTGATGGGAGAGTCCGATAGAGTTACCCGCCAAGCACGTATACTCCCCTGCGTCCTCAAAGGAGACATTTCTTAAGTGAAGCACCTCCATCTCTTTGTCGGTGGTATTCACTCCAGCAGTCTAAAAGAGACAACGGAAGCAAAATGGACAAGCACAGGACATGAGTCCTCTAAGAGATGcagagcaagggagggagggagagacgggtggggaggggagaaccAGAGGAAGAAATGCTCCCCCGAGTCTTCTTTGCAACAAGGAACAAACGAAAACCACCAGGCAGCAAAACCTGTTAGAAGAAGAGGGTAAGACCCTGAGGGAGGACCTCCGGCAGACCTGAGAAGACGATGGCTGGTTACGACCCTTCACCAGACGCTGGCAGCCACTGGCCCATCCGAGCATGCGGGCGGTGAGCGGCATGGAGAAATGGGGCCGGCAGGCGGGGACTGTTTGGTTTTAGGTAAAGATAGCCAGAGGGTGAACACAGGAGGGATGGCGGGGGctgcagacacacatgcacacacacacgtacacacagaaacacacgcaTGTGTGCGTACACAGCCTGCAGATACGAGTATGCAAGGGAATGCCTGGCCCCTCCTCTCtcgtttttagagatggggtctcactctgtcaccca
Encoded proteins:
- the FGFR1 gene encoding fibroblast growth factor receptor 1 isoform X12, which codes for MWSWKCLLFWAVLVTATLCTARPAPTLPEQDALPSSEDDDDDDDSSSEEKETDNTKPNRMPVAPYWTSPEKMEKKLHAVPAAKTVKFKCPSSGTPNPTLRWLKNGKEFKPDHRIGGYKVRYATWSIIMDSVVPSDKGNYTCIVENEYGSINHTYQLDVVERSPHRPILQAGLPANKTVALGSNVEFMCKVYSDPQPHIQWLKHIEVNGSKIGPDNLPYVQILKHSGINSSDAEVLTLFNVTEAQSGEYVCKVSNYIGEANQSAWLTVTRPVAKALEERPAVMTSPLYLEIIIYCTGAFLISCMVGSVIIYKMKSSTKKSDFHSQMAVHKLAKSIPLRRQVSADSSASMNSGVLLVRPSRLSSSGTPMLAGVSEYELPEDPRWELPRDRLVLGKPLGEGCFGQVVLAEAIGLDKDKPSRVTKVAVKMLKSDATEKDLSDLISEMEMMKMIGKHKNIINLLGACTQDGPLYVIVEYASKGNLREYLQARRPPGLEYCYNPSHNPEEQLSSKDLVSCAYQVARGMEYLASKKCIHRDLAARNVLVTEDNVMKIADFGLARDIHHIDYYKKTTNGRLPVKWMAPEALFDRIYTHQSDVWSFGVLLWEIFTLGGSPYPGVPVEELFKLLKEGHRMDKPSNCTNELYMMMRDCWHAVPSQRPTFKQLVEDLDRIVALTSNQEYLDLSMPLDQYSPSFPDTRSSTCSSGEDSVFSHEPLPEEPCLPRHPAQLANGGLKRR
- the FGFR1 gene encoding fibroblast growth factor receptor 1 isoform X9, with amino-acid sequence MWSWKCLLFWAVLVTATLCTARPAPTLPEQDALPSSEDDDDDDDSSSEEKETDNTKPNRMPVAPYWTSPEKMEKKLHAVPAAKTVKFKCPSSGTPNPTLRWLKNGKEFKPDHRIGGYKVRYATWSIIMDSVVPSDKGNYTCIVENEYGSINHTYQLDVVERSPHRPILQAGLPANKTVALGSNVEFMCKVYSDPQPHIQWLKHIEVNGSKIGPDNLPYVQILKHSGINSSDAEVLTLFNVTEAQSGEYVCKVSNYIGEANQSAWLTVTRPVAKALEERPAVMTSPLYLEIIIYCTGAFLISCMVGSVIIYKMKSSTKKSDFHSQMAVHKLAKSIPLRRQVTVSADSSASMNSGVLLVRPSRLSSSGTPMLAGVSEYELPEDPRWELPRDRLVLGKPLGEGCFGQVVLAEAIGLDKDKPSRVTKVAVKMLKSDATEKDLSDLISEMEMMKMIGKHKNIINLLGACTQDGPLYVIVEYASKGNLREYLQARRPPGLEYCYNPSHNPEEQLSSKDLVSCAYQVARGMEYLASKKCIHRDLAARNVLVTEDNVMKIADFGLARDIHHIDYYKKTTNGRLPVKWMAPEALFDRIYTHQSDVWSFGVLLWEIFTLGGSPYPGVPVEELFKLLKEGHRMDKPSNCTNELYMMMRDCWHAVPSQRPTFKQLVEDLDRIVALTSNQEYLDLSMPLDQYSPSFPDTRSSTCSSGEDSVFSHEPLPEEPCLPRHPAQLANGGLKRR
- the FGFR1 gene encoding fibroblast growth factor receptor 1 isoform X2 produces the protein MWSWKCLLFWAVLVTATLCTARPAPTLPEQAQPWGAPVEVESFLVHPGDLLQLRCRLRDDVQSIDWLRDGVKLAESNRTRITGEEVEVWDSVPADSGLYACVTSSPLGSDTTYFSVNVSDALPSSEDDDDDDDSSSEEKETDNTKPNRMPVAPYWTSPEKMEKKLHAVPAAKTVKFKCPSSGTPNPTLRWLKNGKEFKPDHRIGGYKVRYATWSIIMDSVVPSDKGNYTCIVENEYGSINHTYQLDVVERSPHRPILQAGLPANKTVALGSNVEFMCKVYSDPQPHIQWLKHIEVNGSKIGPDNLPYVQILKTAGVNTTDKEMEVLHLRNVSFEDAGEYTCLAGNSIGLSHHSAWLTVLEALEERPAVMTSPLYLEIIIYCTGAFLISCMVGSVIIYKMKSSTKKSDFHSQMAVHKLAKSIPLRRQVTVSADSSASMNSGVLLVRPSRLSSSGTPMLAGVSEYELPEDPRWELPRDRLVLGKPLGEGCFGQVVLAEAIGLDKDKPSRVTKVAVKMLKSDATEKDLSDLISEMEMMKMIGKHKNIINLLGACTQDGPLYVIVEYASKGNLREYLQARRPPGLEYCYNPSHNPEEQLSSKDLVSCAYQVARGMEYLASKKCIHRDLAARNVLVTEDNVMKIADFGLARDIHHIDYYKKTTNGRLPVKWMAPEALFDRIYTHQSDVWSFGVLLWEIFTLGGSPYPGVPVEELFKLLKEGHRMDKPSNCTNELYMMMRDCWHAVPSQRPTFKQLVEDLDRIVALTSNQEYLDLSMPLDQYSPSFPDTRSSTCSSGEDSVFSHEPLPEEPCLPRHPAQLANGGLKRR
- the FGFR1 gene encoding fibroblast growth factor receptor 1 isoform X5 — encoded protein: MWSWKCLLFWAVLVTATLCTARPAPTLPEQAQPWGAPVEVESFLVHPGDLLQLRCRLRDDVQSIDWLRDGVKLAESNRTRITGEEVEVWDSVPADSGLYACVTSSPLGSDTTYFSVNVSDALPSSEDDDDDDDSSSEEKETDNTKPNPVAPYWTSPEKMEKKLHAVPAAKTVKFKCPSSGTPNPTLRWLKNGKEFKPDHRIGGYKVRYATWSIIMDSVVPSDKGNYTCIVENEYGSINHTYQLDVVERSPHRPILQAGLPANKTVALGSNVEFMCKVYSDPQPHIQWLKHIEVNGSKIGPDNLPYVQILKTAGVNTTDKEMEVLHLRNVSFEDAGEYTCLAGNSIGLSHHSAWLTVLEALEERPAVMTSPLYLEIIIYCTGAFLISCMVGSVIIYKMKSSTKKSDFHSQMAVHKLAKSIPLRRQVTVSADSSASMNSGVLLVRPSRLSSSGTPMLAGVSEYELPEDPRWELPRDRLVLGKPLGEGCFGQVVLAEAIGLDKDKPSRVTKVAVKMLKSDATEKDLSDLISEMEMMKMIGKHKNIINLLGACTQDGPLYVIVEYASKGNLREYLQARRPPGLEYCYNPSHNPEEQLSSKDLVSCAYQVARGMEYLASKKCIHRDLAARNVLVTEDNVMKIADFGLARDIHHIDYYKKTTNGRLPVKWMAPEALFDRIYTHQSDVWSFGVLLWEIFTLGGSPYPGVPVEELFKLLKEGHRMDKPSNCTNELYMMMRDCWHAVPSQRPTFKQLVEDLDRIVALTSNQEYLDLSMPLDQYSPSFPDTRSSTCSSGEDSVFSHEPLPEEPCLPRHPAQLANGGLKRR
- the FGFR1 gene encoding fibroblast growth factor receptor 1 isoform X3; translated protein: MWSWKCLLFWAVLVTATLCTARPAPTLPEQAQPWGAPVEVESFLVHPGDLLQLRCRLRDDVQSIDWLRDGVKLAESNRTRITGEEVEVWDSVPADSGLYACVTSSPLGSDTTYFSVNVSDALPSSEDDDDDDDSSSEEKETDNTKPNPVAPYWTSPEKMEKKLHAVPAAKTVKFKCPSSGTPNPTLRWLKNGKEFKPDHRIGGYKVRYATWSIIMDSVVPSDKGNYTCIVENEYGSINHTYQLDVVERSPHRPILQAGLPANKTVALGSNVEFMCKVYSDPQPHIQWLKHIEVNGSKIGPDNLPYVQILKHSGINSSDAEVLTLFNVTEAQSGEYVCKVSNYIGEANQSAWLTVTRPVAKALEERPAVMTSPLYLEIIIYCTGAFLISCMVGSVIIYKMKSSTKKSDFHSQMAVHKLAKSIPLRRQVTVSADSSASMNSGVLLVRPSRLSSSGTPMLAGVSEYELPEDPRWELPRDRLVLGKPLGEGCFGQVVLAEAIGLDKDKPSRVTKVAVKMLKSDATEKDLSDLISEMEMMKMIGKHKNIINLLGACTQDGPLYVIVEYASKGNLREYLQARRPPGLEYCYNPSHNPEEQLSSKDLVSCAYQVARGMEYLASKKCIHRDLAARNVLVTEDNVMKIADFGLARDIHHIDYYKKTTNGRLPVKWMAPEALFDRIYTHQSDVWSFGVLLWEIFTLGGSPYPGVPVEELFKLLKEGHRMDKPSNCTNELYMMMRDCWHAVPSQRPTFKQLVEDLDRIVALTSNQEYLDLSMPLDQYSPSFPDTRSSTCSSGEDSVFSHEPLPEEPCLPRHPAQLANGGLKRR
- the FGFR1 gene encoding fibroblast growth factor receptor 1 isoform X13 — protein: MWSWKCLLFWAVLVTATLCTARPAPTLPEQDALPSSEDDDDDDDSSSEEKETDNTKPNPVAPYWTSPEKMEKKLHAVPAAKTVKFKCPSSGTPNPTLRWLKNGKEFKPDHRIGGYKVRYATWSIIMDSVVPSDKGNYTCIVENEYGSINHTYQLDVVERSPHRPILQAGLPANKTVALGSNVEFMCKVYSDPQPHIQWLKHIEVNGSKIGPDNLPYVQILKTAGVNTTDKEMEVLHLRNVSFEDAGEYTCLAGNSIGLSHHSAWLTVLEALEERPAVMTSPLYLEIIIYCTGAFLISCMVGSVIIYKMKSSTKKSDFHSQMAVHKLAKSIPLRRQVTVSADSSASMNSGVLLVRPSRLSSSGTPMLAGVSEYELPEDPRWELPRDRLVLGKPLGEGCFGQVVLAEAIGLDKDKPSRVTKVAVKMLKSDATEKDLSDLISEMEMMKMIGKHKNIINLLGACTQDGPLYVIVEYASKGNLREYLQARRPPGLEYCYNPSHNPEEQLSSKDLVSCAYQVARGMEYLASKKCIHRDLAARNVLVTEDNVMKIADFGLARDIHHIDYYKKTTNGRLPVKWMAPEALFDRIYTHQSDVWSFGVLLWEIFTLGGSPYPGVPVEELFKLLKEGHRMDKPSNCTNELYMMMRDCWHAVPSQRPTFKQLVEDLDRIVALTSNQEYLDLSMPLDQYSPSFPDTRSSTCSSGEDSVFSHEPLPEEPCLPRHPAQLANGGLKRR
- the FGFR1 gene encoding fibroblast growth factor receptor 1 isoform X10, with translation MWSWKCLLFWAVLVTATLCTARPAPTLPEQDALPSSEDDDDDDDSSSEEKETDNTKPNRMPVAPYWTSPEKMEKKLHAVPAAKTVKFKCPSSGTPNPTLRWLKNGKEFKPDHRIGGYKVRYATWSIIMDSVVPSDKGNYTCIVENEYGSINHTYQLDVVERSPHRPILQAGLPANKTVALGSNVEFMCKVYSDPQPHIQWLKHIEVNGSKIGPDNLPYVQILKTAGVNTTDKEMEVLHLRNVSFEDAGEYTCLAGNSIGLSHHSAWLTVLEALEERPAVMTSPLYLEIIIYCTGAFLISCMVGSVIIYKMKSSTKKSDFHSQMAVHKLAKSIPLRRQVTVSADSSASMNSGVLLVRPSRLSSSGTPMLAGVSEYELPEDPRWELPRDRLVLGKPLGEGCFGQVVLAEAIGLDKDKPSRVTKVAVKMLKSDATEKDLSDLISEMEMMKMIGKHKNIINLLGACTQDGPLYVIVEYASKGNLREYLQARRPPGLEYCYNPSHNPEEQLSSKDLVSCAYQVARGMEYLASKKCIHRDLAARNVLVTEDNVMKIADFGLARDIHHIDYYKKTTNGRLPVKWMAPEALFDRIYTHQSDVWSFGVLLWEIFTLGGSPYPGVPVEELFKLLKEGHRMDKPSNCTNELYMMMRDCWHAVPSQRPTFKQLVEDLDRIVALTSNQEYLDLSMPLDQYSPSFPDTRSSTCSSGEDSVFSHEPLPEEPCLPRHPAQLANGGLKRR